A single genomic interval of Halobacillus halophilus DSM 2266 harbors:
- a CDS encoding DUF4386 domain-containing protein: MKSRRTMNQNMQQKGAFFSGVALLVMTLAAFIAHGYFHSSLVIDGDAAATLKNILASPFLFRLEVLGWLIIIITDLIVSWGFYVFLKPFQPGYALLAGWLRLLYTAVLAIAVSHLVIANGIVQTSAADLAHHVMASITAFEAIWSFGLMIFGLHLIAVGLIALGTRKIPKVISILLVLAGISYSFIHFMYGFIPQMERFTGILELILMIPMFIGELGFGIWLLLKGRNLTLDDESYSTILR, translated from the coding sequence ATGAAATCAAGGAGAACAATGAATCAGAACATGCAGCAGAAAGGAGCTTTCTTTTCAGGTGTCGCCTTACTTGTCATGACATTGGCTGCATTCATTGCTCACGGGTATTTTCACAGTTCATTAGTCATAGATGGAGATGCGGCCGCTACATTAAAAAATATCCTAGCATCTCCATTCCTGTTTCGACTTGAGGTGCTTGGTTGGCTGATCATTATCATCACGGATTTAATCGTATCATGGGGATTCTATGTGTTCTTAAAGCCGTTTCAGCCTGGTTATGCCTTACTGGCCGGCTGGCTTCGTTTACTTTACACAGCCGTTCTAGCCATTGCGGTTTCCCATCTTGTTATAGCCAATGGCATAGTTCAAACCTCTGCGGCAGATTTAGCACACCACGTCATGGCTTCCATCACAGCATTTGAAGCCATCTGGTCATTTGGATTAATGATATTCGGTCTTCATCTTATCGCAGTCGGCCTGATCGCCTTGGGTACAAGAAAAATACCAAAAGTCATCAGCATTTTACTCGTTTTAGCGGGAATCAGCTACTCGTTCATTCATTTCATGTACGGTTTTATCCCACAAATGGAACGTTTTACAGGGATACTGGAATTAATTCTTATGATCCCCATGTTCATTGGAGAATTAGGTTTTGGTATATGGTTATTGTTGAAAGGGAGAAATTTGACTTTGGACGACGAATCCTACTCCACAATCCTCAGATGA
- the ppdK gene encoding pyruvate, phosphate dikinase: MNNQFVFLFDQSEKGKKELLGGKGANLAEMTRIGLPVPYGFTITTAACNAYYDAGQVISKEVESQVLEALHTLETKTDKRLGDPANPLLVSVRSGAVHSMPGMMDTVLNLGMNDDTVEGMAELTNNPRFAYDSYRRFIQMFSNVVLDVDNYFFEQRLEDFREEKGYHSDTELTAEDWIQVIAAFKSIVLKQVKRKFPEDPKEQLFLTINAVFDSWNNQRAVLYRRLHHIPGHLGTAVNIQSMVFGNMGDDSGTGVAFTRNPSTGESKLYGEYLINAQGEDVVAGIRTPQPIASLQEDMPDVYQQLVETCQLLENHYKDMQDIEFTVEGGNLFILQTRTGKRTAQAAIRTAVEMVKEKIMDQREALLRVDPDQLDQLLHHRIDPEHKREQLAAGLPASPGAATGQVVFDADEAEELSRDGKKVILVRPETTPDDIHGIVAAQATVTSRGGMTSHAAVVARGMGKACICGCDSIKIHLESKQFIAGSTTVNHGDTITIDGSTGEIFLGEIPMIEPELSDEFQLLLRWSDEEAKMGVRANADNPVDAEKALEFGAGGIGLCRTEHMFMDASRIPTVQSMILSETTAERKESLDKLLPMQQQDFEQIFETMQGHPITVRLLDPPLHEFLPDKEELLVEVTKLQLTDPHSSELEEKQNLLRKVRLLEESNPMLGHRGCRLGMIHPEIYEMQVKAIFNAMANVMDKGINVTSEIMIPLVSHVNELKKMRQLVTTIGDQIQGETGKTFDYLIGTMIETPRAALTADQIAEEADFFSFGTNDLTQTTFGFSRDDAEGKFLQHYVDRDVLKRNPFVSLDQEGVGKLVESGVKLGRKTKSTLKTGICGEHGGEKESIQFCFDLGMDYVSCSPFRVPSARLAAAQATIRHEQINSKKVPQYS, from the coding sequence TTTGATCAATCCGAAAAAGGAAAGAAAGAACTTCTGGGTGGAAAAGGCGCGAATTTAGCTGAAATGACCCGTATTGGTTTACCCGTTCCTTATGGCTTCACCATTACAACCGCAGCCTGTAATGCCTATTATGATGCAGGCCAGGTCATTTCAAAAGAGGTCGAGTCCCAAGTATTAGAAGCCCTTCACACTCTTGAAACTAAAACAGACAAACGATTAGGCGATCCAGCCAATCCGCTCCTCGTTTCTGTTCGCTCAGGTGCCGTCCATTCCATGCCGGGCATGATGGATACCGTTTTGAACCTTGGAATGAATGACGACACAGTAGAAGGAATGGCAGAGCTTACAAACAATCCTCGATTTGCTTATGACTCCTATCGCAGGTTTATCCAAATGTTCAGTAATGTGGTCCTTGATGTAGATAACTACTTTTTCGAACAACGATTAGAAGATTTCCGTGAAGAAAAGGGCTACCATTCCGATACCGAGCTAACCGCTGAAGATTGGATACAGGTGATTGCAGCATTCAAATCAATTGTACTTAAGCAAGTTAAACGAAAATTCCCTGAGGATCCAAAAGAACAACTCTTCCTTACCATTAATGCCGTGTTTGATTCATGGAATAATCAGCGGGCTGTTTTATATCGCCGTCTGCACCATATCCCTGGCCATCTTGGTACAGCCGTCAATATCCAGAGCATGGTGTTTGGCAATATGGGAGATGATTCGGGTACAGGAGTGGCTTTTACCCGTAACCCATCCACCGGCGAGTCTAAGCTTTATGGAGAATACTTAATCAATGCTCAGGGAGAAGACGTGGTGGCAGGGATCCGTACCCCTCAGCCGATTGCCAGTCTTCAGGAGGATATGCCAGATGTCTACCAACAATTAGTCGAGACTTGTCAGCTGTTAGAAAACCATTATAAGGATATGCAGGATATTGAATTTACCGTTGAAGGTGGAAATCTGTTTATCCTCCAGACACGGACAGGGAAACGAACAGCCCAGGCAGCCATTCGAACCGCTGTGGAAATGGTAAAAGAAAAGATCATGGATCAACGGGAAGCCCTTCTGCGTGTGGATCCAGATCAACTTGATCAGCTGCTTCACCACCGGATCGACCCTGAACATAAACGAGAGCAACTCGCAGCAGGCTTACCCGCTTCCCCTGGCGCTGCCACCGGCCAAGTTGTCTTTGATGCGGATGAAGCTGAAGAACTATCCAGGGATGGAAAGAAGGTTATCCTTGTCCGACCTGAGACTACACCTGATGATATCCACGGAATCGTGGCTGCCCAGGCTACCGTTACGAGTCGCGGTGGAATGACCAGTCATGCCGCTGTTGTAGCTAGAGGGATGGGAAAAGCATGTATATGCGGCTGCGACTCTATAAAGATTCACTTAGAATCCAAACAGTTTATCGCAGGGTCTACGACGGTGAATCACGGGGATACGATTACGATCGATGGTTCAACAGGAGAAATCTTCCTGGGCGAAATTCCAATGATCGAACCAGAGCTTTCAGATGAATTCCAGCTCCTGCTTCGCTGGTCGGACGAAGAAGCAAAAATGGGCGTCAGAGCAAACGCTGATAATCCAGTCGATGCTGAGAAAGCCCTGGAATTTGGAGCAGGAGGCATTGGGCTTTGTCGTACAGAGCATATGTTTATGGACGCCTCACGCATCCCTACGGTACAAAGCATGATTCTTTCTGAAACGACCGCTGAACGTAAGGAATCTCTGGACAAACTCCTGCCTATGCAGCAACAGGATTTTGAACAAATATTTGAAACGATGCAAGGACATCCAATCACCGTTCGCTTATTGGATCCACCCCTCCATGAGTTTTTGCCGGACAAAGAAGAACTGCTCGTTGAGGTGACAAAACTGCAACTGACCGATCCTCATTCATCCGAGCTAGAAGAAAAACAAAACCTGTTACGGAAAGTACGGTTATTGGAAGAATCGAATCCGATGTTAGGACATCGGGGCTGCCGCTTAGGTATGATACACCCTGAAATTTACGAAATGCAGGTCAAAGCCATTTTTAACGCAATGGCTAACGTGATGGACAAAGGAATAAACGTTACATCCGAAATCATGATTCCTTTGGTCAGCCATGTGAATGAACTTAAGAAAATGCGCCAGCTGGTAACTACGATTGGGGACCAAATTCAGGGAGAAACAGGAAAGACATTCGACTACTTGATTGGAACCATGATTGAAACACCGCGTGCAGCGCTAACAGCCGATCAAATTGCCGAAGAGGCAGACTTCTTCTCTTTTGGAACCAACGATTTAACGCAGACCACGTTTGGATTCAGCCGAGACGATGCCGAGGGCAAGTTCCTCCAGCATTATGTAGATCGTGATGTGCTAAAAAGAAATCCATTTGTTTCATTAGATCAGGAAGGCGTAGGAAAGCTTGTGGAAAGTGGTGTGAAACTGGGGCGTAAAACAAAGTCCACCCTAAAAACAGGCATTTGCGGCGAGCATGGTGGTGAAAAGGAATCGATCCAGTTCTGCTTTGATTTAGGCATGGATTACGTAAGCTGCTCCCCTTTCCGTGTTCCTTCTGCAAGGCTTGCAGCAGCCCAGGCCACCATTCGTCATGAACAAATTAATTCTAAGAAAGTACCTCAATACAGTTAA